From the genome of Carettochelys insculpta isolate YL-2023 chromosome 12, ASM3395843v1, whole genome shotgun sequence, one region includes:
- the C12H15orf40 gene encoding UPF0235 protein C15orf40 homolog isoform X1 — translation MCACASLPDPESRIGSGGSRVAGTEVRSVMQVALAGFRWYGAWRQGPVSSYARSCGGVMPRRGKEKCKDAKPPVPSGPVIIDKSGSVTIAIHAKPGSKQNAITDVTTEVVGVAIAAPPSEGEANAELCRYLSKVLGVKKSEVVLDKGGKSREKLVKILVSMSPDEVLEKLKREATS, via the exons ATGTGCGCATGCGCATCGCTGCCTGACCCTGAAAGCCGAATAGGTTCCGGGGGTAGTCGCGTGGCTGGAACTGAAGTTCGCTCTGTGATGCAGGTGGCCCTAGCCGGCTTCCGTTGGTATGGCGCCTGGAGGCAGGGTCCCGTCAGTTCATACGCGCGGAGCTGCGGCGGCGTCATGCCGCGGAGG ggaaaagaaaaatgtaaagatGCAAAGCCACCTGTTCCATCAGGTCCAGTTATAATTGACAAAAGTGGTTCTGTCACTATTGCTATTCATGCCAAACCTGGATCCAAACAAAATGCTATAACAG ATGTGACAACTGAGGTAGTAGGTGTAGCTATTGCTGCACCTCCATCAGAAGGGGAGGCAAATGCAGAGCTGTGTCGCTACCTTTCTAAGGTTCTAGGAGTGAAGAAGAGTGAAGTTGTTTTAGATAAG ggTGGTAAATCTCGTGAAAAATTGGTGAAGATATTGGTGTCGATGAGTCCAGATGAGGTTTTAGAGAAACTGAAAAGAGAAGCTACTAGTTGA
- the C12H15orf40 gene encoding UPF0235 protein C15orf40 homolog isoform X2, with protein sequence MVLTGATSIPFKLRGKEKCKDAKPPVPSGPVIIDKSGSVTIAIHAKPGSKQNAITDVTTEVVGVAIAAPPSEGEANAELCRYLSKVLGVKKSEVVLDKGGKSREKLVKILVSMSPDEVLEKLKREATS encoded by the exons ATGGTTCTCACTGGAGCTACCAGTATCCCTTTTAAATTGAGG ggaaaagaaaaatgtaaagatGCAAAGCCACCTGTTCCATCAGGTCCAGTTATAATTGACAAAAGTGGTTCTGTCACTATTGCTATTCATGCCAAACCTGGATCCAAACAAAATGCTATAACAG ATGTGACAACTGAGGTAGTAGGTGTAGCTATTGCTGCACCTCCATCAGAAGGGGAGGCAAATGCAGAGCTGTGTCGCTACCTTTCTAAGGTTCTAGGAGTGAAGAAGAGTGAAGTTGTTTTAGATAAG ggTGGTAAATCTCGTGAAAAATTGGTGAAGATATTGGTGTCGATGAGTCCAGATGAGGTTTTAGAGAAACTGAAAAGAGAAGCTACTAGTTGA